From a region of the Hemitrygon akajei chromosome 16, sHemAka1.3, whole genome shotgun sequence genome:
- the LOC140740138 gene encoding uncharacterized protein: protein MQLGYSYLMLVIYFSHVRIQAVPPPCPNGYNYQDINGCVDDDECSYGESVTEAICGHNTVCYNTVGSFYCNCQEGYMNLQKNSNFTKLENCTDINECDDNPDICGPNVTCVNNPGKFSCSNNTGFVPTSEEEKTQSQGKVFCVKIAHSKHSPFF from the exons TGATTTACTTCAGTCACGTAAGGATTCAAGCTGTACCCCCACCGTGTCCGAATGGATACAATTATCAGGATATTAATGGCTGTGTTG ATGATGATGAGTGCTCTTATGGGGAAAGTGTTACAGAAGCTATATGTGGTCACAATACTGTTTGTTACAACACAGTGGGAAGCTTCTATTGTAACTGTCAGGAAGGATATATGAACTTACAGAAGAATAGTAACTTCACAAAGCTGGAAAACTGCACAG ATATCAATGAGTGTGACGATAACCCAGACATTTGTGGTCCAAATGTAACATGCGTCAACAACCCCGGAAAGTTTAGCTGCAGCAATAACACTGGATTTGTTCCAACCTCTGAAGAAGAAAAAACTCAGAGCCAAGGTAAAGTCTTTTGTGTTAAGATTGCACATTCAAAGCATTCACCTTTCTTCTAG